Proteins from one Oryza sativa Japonica Group chromosome 12, ASM3414082v1 genomic window:
- the LOC4352732 gene encoding VAN3-binding protein isoform X2 has product MSESGRVTAGGGRGELRPPELPRDPALEFLSRSWSASGAADVSRRALAAAAFPAAAASAAVIAEDVSGELDVDGSASGSSFSFASAATSQLIMDRIMSQSEVSPLTSGRLSHSSGPLNGGGSLSDSPPVSPDVDDSKFCRAVSTPKPQPYRGVVGGGGKTVGRWLKERKEKKKEEARAHNAQVHAAVSVAAVAAAVAAVAAATAASGGGRDDRAARTDMAVASAATLVAAQCVEAAESLGAERDHLAAAIASAVNVRTPGDIVTITAAAATALRGAATLKARALKDVWNVAAVIPVEKNAIAAATTGGGHHKHNAQKQQHHHRHHGNGSNTSSSFSDEVAAVDDDDDDDNNFLTICSQELLARGTELLKRTRKGALHWKVVSVYIHRTGVVMLKMKSRHVAGTLTKKKKNVVVDVCRDVAAWPGRHLLEGGEHRRYFGLRTAEHRVIEFECGSQREHDMWTKGVARLLATIDGRRKRFA; this is encoded by the exons ATGAGCGAATCCGGCAGGGTCACCGCCGGCGGAGGAAGGGGCGAGCTGCGGCCGCCGGAGCTGCCGCGGGACCCGGCGCTGGAGTTCCTGTCCCGGTCGTGGAGCGCGTCGGGCGCCGCCGACGTCtcccgccgcgcgctcgccgccgccgccttcccggcggcggcggcgtcggccgcgGTCATCGCCGAGGACGTCTCCGGTGAGCTCGACGTCGACGGCTCCGCCTCCGGGAGCTCCTTCTCCTTCGCGTCGGCGGCCACCTCGCAGCTCATCATGGACAGGATCATGTCGCAATCG GAGGTGTCGCCGCTgacctccggccgcctctcACACAGCAGCGGCCCTctcaacggcggcggctcgctctCCGACAGCCCACCGGTCTCGCCGGACGTCGACGACAGCAAG TTTTGCAGAGCGGTGAGCACGCCGAAGCCGCAGCCGTaccgcggcgtcgtcggcggcggcgggaagacgGTGGGGCGGTGGCtgaaggagaggaaggagaagaagaaggaggaggcgcgggcgcACAACGCGCAGGTCCACGCCGCGgtgtcggtggcggcggtggcggccgcggtcgccgccgtggccgccgccaccgcggcctccggcggcggcagggacgACCGCGCCGCGCGCACCGACATGGCCGTGGCGTCCGCGGCGACGCTGGTCGCCGCCCAGTGCGTCGAGGCTGCCGAGTCCCTCGGCGCCGAGcgcgaccacctcgccgccgccatcgcctccgccgtcaACGTCCGCACACCCGGCGACATCGtcaccatcaccgccgccgccgccaccg CGTTGCGAGGCGCCGCGACGCTCAAGGCGAGGGCGCTCAAGGACGTGTGGAACGTGGCCGCGGTGATCCCCGTCGAGAagaacgccatcgccgccgccaccaccggcggtGGCCACCACAAACACAACGCCCAGAAGCAGCAGCATCACCACCGCCACCATGGCAACGGCAGCAACACGAGCAGCAGCTTCAGCGacgaggtcgccgccgtcgacgacgacgacgacgacgacaacaactTCCTCACCATCTGCAGCCAAGAGCTCCTCGCCCGTGGCACCGAGCTCCTCAAGCGCACTCGCAAAG GAGCTTTGCATTGGAAGGTGGTCTCGGTCTACATCCATCGGACGGGAGTG GTGATGCTCAAGATGAAGAGCCGGCACGTCGCGGGCACGctcaccaagaagaagaaga atGTGGTGGTGGACGTGTGCAGGGACGTGGCGGCGTGGCCGGGGAGGCACCTGCTAGAGGGCGGCGAGCACCGGCGGTACTTCGGGCTCCGCACCGCGGAGCACCGGGTGATCGAGTTCGAGTGCGGCAGCCAGAGAGAGCATGACATGTGGACCAAGGGCGTCGCCCGCCTCCTCGCCACCATCGATGGCCGTCGCAAGCGCTTCGCCTGa
- the LOC4352732 gene encoding VAN3-binding protein isoform X1 has translation MSESGRVTAGGGRGELRPPELPRDPALEFLSRSWSASGAADVSRRALAAAAFPAAAASAAVIAEDVSGELDVDGSASGSSFSFASAATSQLIMDRIMSQSQEVSPLTSGRLSHSSGPLNGGGSLSDSPPVSPDVDDSKFCRAVSTPKPQPYRGVVGGGGKTVGRWLKERKEKKKEEARAHNAQVHAAVSVAAVAAAVAAVAAATAASGGGRDDRAARTDMAVASAATLVAAQCVEAAESLGAERDHLAAAIASAVNVRTPGDIVTITAAAATALRGAATLKARALKDVWNVAAVIPVEKNAIAAATTGGGHHKHNAQKQQHHHRHHGNGSNTSSSFSDEVAAVDDDDDDDNNFLTICSQELLARGTELLKRTRKGALHWKVVSVYIHRTGVVMLKMKSRHVAGTLTKKKKNVVVDVCRDVAAWPGRHLLEGGEHRRYFGLRTAEHRVIEFECGSQREHDMWTKGVARLLATIDGRRKRFA, from the exons ATGAGCGAATCCGGCAGGGTCACCGCCGGCGGAGGAAGGGGCGAGCTGCGGCCGCCGGAGCTGCCGCGGGACCCGGCGCTGGAGTTCCTGTCCCGGTCGTGGAGCGCGTCGGGCGCCGCCGACGTCtcccgccgcgcgctcgccgccgccgccttcccggcggcggcggcgtcggccgcgGTCATCGCCGAGGACGTCTCCGGTGAGCTCGACGTCGACGGCTCCGCCTCCGGGAGCTCCTTCTCCTTCGCGTCGGCGGCCACCTCGCAGCTCATCATGGACAGGATCATGTCGCAATCG CAGGAGGTGTCGCCGCTgacctccggccgcctctcACACAGCAGCGGCCCTctcaacggcggcggctcgctctCCGACAGCCCACCGGTCTCGCCGGACGTCGACGACAGCAAG TTTTGCAGAGCGGTGAGCACGCCGAAGCCGCAGCCGTaccgcggcgtcgtcggcggcggcgggaagacgGTGGGGCGGTGGCtgaaggagaggaaggagaagaagaaggaggaggcgcgggcgcACAACGCGCAGGTCCACGCCGCGgtgtcggtggcggcggtggcggccgcggtcgccgccgtggccgccgccaccgcggcctccggcggcggcagggacgACCGCGCCGCGCGCACCGACATGGCCGTGGCGTCCGCGGCGACGCTGGTCGCCGCCCAGTGCGTCGAGGCTGCCGAGTCCCTCGGCGCCGAGcgcgaccacctcgccgccgccatcgcctccgccgtcaACGTCCGCACACCCGGCGACATCGtcaccatcaccgccgccgccgccaccg CGTTGCGAGGCGCCGCGACGCTCAAGGCGAGGGCGCTCAAGGACGTGTGGAACGTGGCCGCGGTGATCCCCGTCGAGAagaacgccatcgccgccgccaccaccggcggtGGCCACCACAAACACAACGCCCAGAAGCAGCAGCATCACCACCGCCACCATGGCAACGGCAGCAACACGAGCAGCAGCTTCAGCGacgaggtcgccgccgtcgacgacgacgacgacgacgacaacaactTCCTCACCATCTGCAGCCAAGAGCTCCTCGCCCGTGGCACCGAGCTCCTCAAGCGCACTCGCAAAG GAGCTTTGCATTGGAAGGTGGTCTCGGTCTACATCCATCGGACGGGAGTG GTGATGCTCAAGATGAAGAGCCGGCACGTCGCGGGCACGctcaccaagaagaagaaga atGTGGTGGTGGACGTGTGCAGGGACGTGGCGGCGTGGCCGGGGAGGCACCTGCTAGAGGGCGGCGAGCACCGGCGGTACTTCGGGCTCCGCACCGCGGAGCACCGGGTGATCGAGTTCGAGTGCGGCAGCCAGAGAGAGCATGACATGTGGACCAAGGGCGTCGCCCGCCTCCTCGCCACCATCGATGGCCGTCGCAAGCGCTTCGCCTGa